AGAAGGGCACAGTAATTTCTTGGAATTCGTGCAGCAGGTCCCGAAACGGGTTCTGTTCGTCGACGAACGTGACACTGTGGACCGTTGCTGTCATCATTCCACCAAGCGAATGCAGCTTCGTCGTGTTGTCGATCAGGCGCTGGTGCTTGAGATCGATGATCAGCCCGTAGTGCGCCAGAAAGTCAGCGCCGAGGATCGCCATGCCGACATCCGCAACCAGGAAGCTCCACACAAATTTCCGCCTCAGTCCCAGATCCGTGCACAGGAATTTCTTGGAGTACGCCTTGATGCTTGAGCCGTTTGCAGCGTGCAGGTGAAAAGGTATCTCGCCTCCGGTCCGGTCACTTCTGCTCGCGGGAATCAGGGACACGTCGGACCCTGAATCGATCAGGAATCTTGTTTTGGATGATCTGTCGTAGACGACAAGACGACGACTTGTTGAAGCTCCACCCACCTCCGCCGTTTGAGATGGGCCGACATCTAGTTTTTTTGGAGAAAACGTGCACGGTTCACGGCACTGTCGAGCGTTGTTTCCGTATTTGCGATGATACCAACACACGTCATCTCGATTTCTGGACGGAGAGCGAGCGTCGTCCCGAGCTCGGGACAGTGATCGACTGCGGGAACGCGAGGGCTGGATCCTCATCCGCTTGACCTCAGCTGTGAGAGCTGCAACCTGTGCCTTGAGATCGTCGGTTTCGGAGGTCGGAAGCCCTTCCGGCTTGCTCACGGATGCCACGGTTGCTGACATAGTTTCGATCATTTTGTCTGCCATCAACGCAATGTTCGCTAGCGACTCGTTGCAAATCGAGAGGATTCCTCTAACGTTCGTTGGCAGTTTCTGCAGAAAGAGCAGCAGCGCGGACTCAACTCCCAATCCCGACGAGAGTTCCTGCATCTTTGCGAGAAGGTGGGAGGGACGCAAATCTCCAAGGTCGTGCGTTCCAAGCAGTCCTTCCAGTCTGGCTTGAGGGGACAAAGCAAAGCGGCCAATCAGTCTCTCCTTCACTGCATTGTACTTGTTCTCAAGCGGGGGGCGATGGACCAGGTCGGCGATGTGGCAAATCACGGTTTGATCGA
This is a stretch of genomic DNA from Culex pipiens pallens isolate TS chromosome 1, TS_CPP_V2, whole genome shotgun sequence. It encodes these proteins:
- the LOC120429977 gene encoding uncharacterized protein LOC120429977, translating into MSNPPPANLEGNASNMQAVAAVGVKLPDFWKTDPEMWFAQAEAQFTLANITRDDTKYSHIVAKVDQTVICHIADLVHRPPLENKYNAVKERLIGRFALSPQARLEGLLGTHDLGDLRPSHLLAKMQELSSGLGVESALLLFLQKLPTNVRGILSICNESLANIALMADKMIETMSATVASVSKPEGLPTSETDDLKAQVAALTAEVKRMRIQPSRSRSRSLSRARDDARSPSRNRDDVCWYHRKYGNNARQCREPCTFSPKKLDVGPSQTAEVGGASTSRRLVVYDRSSKTRFLIDSGSDVSLIPASRSDRTGGEIPFHLHAANGSSIKAYSKKFLCTDLGLRRKFVWSFLVADVGMAILGADFLAHYGLIIDLKHQRLIDNTTKLHSLGGMMTATVHSVTFVDEQNPFRDLLHEFQEITVPFSLRCQPTHDVTHHIVTKGPPAACKVRRLHPDKAKAAKEEFQLMMDLGICRPSSSSWPSPLHCVPKKNGQWRFVGDYRQLNKITAPDRYPVPHIHDLLHTLTGKSIFTTLDLERAYHQIPVEESDIPKTAVITPFGLFEFTRMQFGLMNANQTFQRFMDRLFADLDFVVKFIDDICIASTSMEEHRRHVRIVLERLHANGLVINVAKSQFAKTEVNFLGMW